A portion of the Stegostoma tigrinum isolate sSteTig4 chromosome 44, sSteTig4.hap1, whole genome shotgun sequence genome contains these proteins:
- the LOC132207293 gene encoding late histone H2B.L4-like yields MLSDRINEHLDIQEIAGNFQERREENHQEGAGKSGKKRSRRRKESYSIYIYKVMKQVHPDTGISSRAMSIMNSFVSDIFERIAGEASRLAHYNKRSTISSREIQTAVRLLLPGELAKHAVSEGTKAVTKYTSSK; encoded by the exons atgCTGAGTGACAGGATCAATGAACATTTGGATATTCAAG AAATCGCAGGCAACTTCCAAGAAAGGCGCgaagaaaatcatcaagaaggcGCCGGGAAAAGCGGCAAGAAAAGGAGCCGACGCAGGAAAGAAAGTTACTCCATCTATATCtacaaagtgatgaagcaggttcaccccGACACCGGCATCTCCTCCAGAGCCATGAGCATCATGAACTCGTTCGTCAGCGATATTTTCGAGCGTATCGCAGGGGAggcttcccgcctggcccattacaacaagcgcagcaccatcagctcccgggagatccagaccgccgtgcggctgctgctgcccggggagctggccaagcacgccgtgtcggagggtacaaaggcggtgaccaagtacaccagctccaagtga